One genomic segment of Helianthus annuus cultivar XRQ/B chromosome 14, HanXRQr2.0-SUNRISE, whole genome shotgun sequence includes these proteins:
- the LOC118486762 gene encoding ubiquitin fusion degradation protein 1 homolog: MDNWDTWDDIEAYQTHTGNTFSSSITPTDFDQYYISYPLSHISKTIHETGNKIIMPASALNQLASLSISYPMLFRIENTAVGLHSHCGVIEFTADEGFVFMPTWMMNNLHLQEGELVNIKNTSLPKGEYIKIQPHATKFTTLSDHKSLLEKAFRDYVCLTTGDTIVINHGGDKYMIDIVETKPSPAILLFETDCVVDFAQPLDYKEPEKKTTKDDEDPTTKKDCKLFPGVGRRLGGRVMKKIKMTESNMVVDEKLEKKHETLFKPFSGVARRVDGQPLAAAVADDHPNIHVDARMNEEGFNAFTGKSYRLL; this comes from the coding sequence ATGGATAACTGGGACACCTGGGACGACATCGAAGCCTATCAAACTCACACCGGAAACACCTTCTCATCCTCCATCACCCCCACAGATTTCGACCAATACTACATCTCTTACCCACTTTCCCACATCTCCAAAACCATCCACGAAACCGGCAACAAGATCATAATGCCCGCTTCCGCCCTCAACCAACTCGCCTCCCTCTCCATCTCTTACCCGATGCTCTTCCGCATCGAAAACACAGCCGTGGGCCTCCACTCCCACTGCGGTGTCATAGAGTTCACCGCGGACGAGGGGTTCGTGTTCATGCCCACGTGGATGATGAACAACCTGCATTTACAAGAAGGTGAACTGGTTAATATCAAGAACACCAGCCTTCCTAAAGGAGAGTACATTAAAATACAACCACATGCTACTAAGTTTACTACCCTTTCGGATCATAAATCTTTGCTCGAGAAAGCGTTTAGGGATTACGTTTGTCTTACCACTGGTGACACTATTGTGATCAACCACGGGGGTGACAAGTATATGATTGATATTGTGGAGACCAAGCCATCTCCCGCGATCTTATTGTTTGAAACCGATTGTGTGGTGGACTTTGCACAACCGTTGGATTATAAAGAGCCTGAAAAGAAAACAACCAAAGATGATGAAGATCCTACAACGAAGAAGGATTGTAAACTGTTTCCAGGCGTTGGGAGGCGATTGGGTGGTCGGGTGATGAAGAAAATAAAGATGACCGAATCAAACATGGTGGTTGATGAAAAGCTGGAGAAGAAGCACGAGACACTGTTTAAGCCGTTTAGCGGAGTGGCGAGGCGGGTTGATGGACAACCGTTGGCGGCAGCAGTGGCTGATGATCACCCGAACATTCATGTTGATGCGAGGATGAACGAAGAAGGGTTTAACGCATTTACAGGGAAGAGTTACCGGTTACTATAA
- the LOC110906229 gene encoding ubiquitin fusion degradation protein 1 homolog: MENWDTWDDMEPYQTHTGNTFSSSTIPTDFDQYYISYPLSHIAKTIHETGNKIIMPASALNQLASLSISYPMLFRIENTATGHHSHCGVVEFTADEGFVFMPTWMMNNMHLQEGELVNIKNTSLPKGEYIKIQPHATKFTTLSDHKSLLEKAFRDYVCLTTGDTIVINHGGDKYMIDIVETKPSPAILLFETDCVVDFAQPLDYKEPEKKTTKDDEDPTTKKDCKLFPGVGRRLGGRVMKKIKMTESNTVVDEKLEKKHETQFKPFSGVARRVDGQPLAAAVADDHSNIHVDARMNEEGFNAFTGKSYRLL; the protein is encoded by the coding sequence ATGGAAAACTGGGACACCTGGGACGACATGGAACCCTATCAAACTCACACCGGAAACACCTTCTCTTCCTCCACCATCCCCACAGATTTCGACCAATACTACATCTCTTACCCCCTTTCCCACATCGCCAAAACCATCCACGAAACCGGCAACAAGATCATAATGCCCGCTTCCGCCCTCAACCAACTCGCCTCCCTCTCCATCTCTTACCCCATGCTCTTCCGCATCGAAAACACAGCCACGGGCCACCACTCCCACTGCGGTGTCGTAGAATTCACTGCGGACGAGGGGTTCGTGTTCATGCCCACGTGGATGATGAACAACATGCATTTACAAGAAGGTGAACTGGTTAACATCAAGAACACCAGCCTCCCTAAAGGAGAGTACATTAAAATACAACCACATGCTACTAAGTTTACTACCCTTTCGGATCATAAATCTTTGCTCGAAAAAGCGTTTAGGGATTACGTTTGTCTTACCACTGGTGACACTATTGTGATCAACCACGGGGGTGACAAGTATATGATTGATATTGTGGAGACCAAGCCATCACCCGCGATCTTATTGTTTGAAACCGATTGTGTGGTGGACTTTGCACAACCGTTGGATTATAAAGAACCTGAAAAGAAAACAACCAAAGATGATGAAGATCCTACAACGAAGAAGGATTGTAAACTGTTTCCAGGCGTTGGGAGGCGATTGGGTGGTCGGGTGATGAAGAAAATAAAGATGACGGAATCAAACACTGTTGTTGATGAAAAGCTGGAGAAGAAACACGAGACACAGTTTAAGCCGTTTAGTGGAGTGGCGAGGCGGGTTGATGGACAACCGTTGGCGGCAGCAGTGGCGGATGATCACTCGAACATTCATGTAGATGCGAGGATGAACGAAGAAGGGTTTAACGCATTTACAGGGAAGAGTTACCGGTTACTATAA
- the LOC110904770 gene encoding probable glycosyltransferase At3g07620: MASFTIFLLSLLTITTHATTTSLYLSPKTLFPNYNNMLNSFKIFIYAPPPSTTPTLFTTPQQSHFYTSLLHSPFLTQDPNHAHLFFLPFPSSTSTRSLARHIRNIRINFPFWNRTLGADHFYLSAAGVDSSSDRNVVELKKNSVQISCFPTPSGLFIPHKDITLPPMHSFQLITPSVNDVNGVNVTYLGYMKLTAGQTPSNLIEEISDHPEFIVEYEPVSKKENKKEKYKNSRFCLFVYGSDMTWMVEAMASGCVPVVITDRPIQDLPLMDVVDWSEMAVFVGVNGGVKGLKRVLDGIEKSRYERLVESGVAATQHLVWNAEPQAHDAFHMVVYQLWLRRHTVRYARWVEQ; encoded by the coding sequence ATGGCTTCCTTCACCATCTTCCTCCTCTCTCTCCTCACCATCACCACCCATGCCACCACCACCTCCCTCTACCTCTCCCCCAAAACCCTCTTCCCAAACTACAACAACATGCTCAACTCCTTCAAAATCTTCATCTACgcgccaccaccatccaccacacCCACCCTTTTCACCACCCCCCAACAGTCCCACTTCTACACCTCTCTCCTCCACTCCCCTTTCCTCACCCAAGACCCTAACCACGCCCACCTCTTCTTCCTCCCCTTCCCTTCCTCCACCTCCACGCGCAGCCTCGCGCGTCACATCAGAAACATCCGCATCAATTTCCCCTTCTGGAACCGTACACTCGGTGCCGATCACTTTTACCTCTCAGCCGCCGGTGTTGACTCGTCCTCTGACCGAAACGTCGTCGAATTGAAGAAGAATTCCGTTCAGATCTCCTGTTTTCCCACGCCATCCGGTTTGTTTATTCCGCATAAGGACATCACCCTACCTCCGATGCACTCGTTTCAACTAATAACTCCGTCTGTTAACGACGTTAACGGCGTTAATGTCACTTATTTAGGTTACATGAAACTAACGGCCGGTCAAACTCCGTCAAATTTAATCGAAGAAATTAGTGATCATCCTGAATTTATTGTAGAATATGAGCCGGTGAGCAAAAAGGAGAACAAAAAGGAGAAATATAAAAATAGTaggttttgtttgtttgtgtatgGATCGGATATGACGTGGATGGTGGAGGCGATGGCGTCAGGGTGTGTGCCGGTGGTGATTACGGACCGTCCGATACAGGATCTGCCGTTGATGGATGTGGTTGACTGGTCAGAGATGGCGGTGTTTGTGGGGGTAAACGGTGGTGTTAAGGGTTTGAAACGGGTGTTGGATGGAATAGAGAAAAGTCGGTATGAGCGGTTGGTGGAATCTGGTGTGGCGGCGACACAGCATTTGGTGTGGAACGCGGAACCGCAGGCGCATGATGCGTTCCATATGGTTGTTTATCAGTTGTGGTTGAGACGGCATACGGTTAGATATGCTAGATGGGTTGAgcagtag
- the LOC110904771 gene encoding serine/threonine-protein phosphatase PP1 isozyme 3, with the protein MDPVAVDKIIERLIEVRSTKSGKLVQLTEAEIKQLCVASREIFINQPNLLELEAPIKICGDIHGQYSDLLRLFEYGGFPPQCNYLFLGDYVDRGKQSLETICLLLAYKIKYPENFFLLRGNHECASINRIYGFYDECKRRFNVKIWKAFTECFNCLPVAALVDDKILCMHGGLSPDLTNLDQIRNLQRPTAIPDTGLLCDLLWSDPSKDVKGWGMNDRGVSYTFGADKVSEFLTKHDLDLVCRAHQVVEDGYEFFADRQLVTIFSAPNYCGEFDNAGAMMSVDENLLCSFQILKPVDKKNKFMMSTKM; encoded by the exons ATGGACCCAGTAGCCGTTGACAAGATAATCGAACGGCTAATCGAAGTCCGATCCACTAAATCAGGGAAGTTGGTTCAGTTGACCGAGGCTGAAATCAAGCAGCTCTGTGTCGCCTCTCGCGAAATCTTTATCAACCAGCCCAATCTTCTTGAACTTGAAGCCCCTATCAAGATTTGCG GGGATATTCATGGACAATACAGTGACCTATTAAGGCTTTTTGAATACGGAGGCTTTCCTCCTCAATGCAATTATCTTTTTCTTGGAGATTATGTAGATCGCGGTAAACAGAGTTTGGAAACCATATGCCTTTTGCTTGCTTATAAAATCAAGTATCCCGAAAACTTTTTTCTTCTCAGAGGAAACCATGAATGTGCTTCCATAAATAGGATATACGGGTTTTACGATGAATGCAAACGCCGATTCAATGTGAAGATATGGAAAGCTTTTACCGAATGTTTTAATTGTCTACCCGTTGCTGCTCTTGTTGATGACAAGATCTTGTGCATGCACGGTGGTTTATCACCCGATCTTACCAATTTGGATCAAATTAGAAACTTGCAACGGCCTACTGCTATTCCCGATACGGGCCTACTTTGTGATCTGTTATGGTCCGATCCGAGCAAAGATGTGAAAGGATGGGGAATGAATGATCGAGGTGTTTCTTACACTTTTGGTGCTGATAAGGTTTCCGAGTTTCTAACCAAACATGATTTGGATCTCGTTTGTCGTGCTCACCAG GTTGTGGAAGATGGTTATGAATTCTTTGCTGACAGGCAGCTAGTAACTATATTCTCGGCTCCAAATTACTGTGGTGAATTTGATAATGCTGGCGCAATGATGAGTGTCGACGAGAATCTGCTGTGTTCGTTCCAAATTCTGAAACCGGTCGATAAGAAAAATAAGTTCATGATGTCTACAAAAATGTAA